ATCGTgtaggttaatatttttttccacgcGTGTTAGTGACAGTTGATTAACGTgtagtgtaggtatattatatatgtatgcatgTCGCCACGTGTATACCAGTTGTACCGTCTTGACGAAAGTTTTCCGCGCGTGTAGAATACTAATAAACGTGTAATATTTGTTTCCTTTCTCTGTACAGCTTCCAAGAAATCATTGACCGATGAGCCGATTTACGTGCAAAACACACGAGCCAACAGACCAAGGGTCAAGACTAACGGACACTTTTCGCCCTATGTTCAAGTAATTGCCATTCACTCGATCGTGCTAttccaataataatttcaataatattatatgtgtgtacgTGTATACCTACAGTTACTTATTTGCTGTTTGTTGTTTTCGTTTGTTTCAGTCGAGACAAGGTTCGCAGGAACTCAGTCATTCGCCTAGTAGACTTCCTAGACCCAACAGGAATTTGGACGAAGTCATGACTCAGAGTGAGTTCCCgtgaaaaaatttatgaaaatggttttgaaattattgattatttttttaatttcttcatttttattgtCGTTATAGGCTGTCCAACTCCTCCGCAGAGCAGGAGAAAATTTTTTCTCAGTCCGAAAACCATACGAAATCAATGGTCCATGCGCAGTGGATCGAGGTCACCTTCCGACAACGCACTCTCcggtaagttttttttttttaatccatctttattttaatatattatataagctatatatacacttaataTAACACGGTTTGTATTAAATGCATTATGAAATTCAGTAATGTCAGCATCGACATCAACAGTAACTTCGGATCAACGGCGATGGTCTTCGGTGGTGTTGGGCAAGATTAGATCTCTATGGTCGTTGAGAGGTTTGTTAGGTTCTAAAAATGAAACGTTTTTGTTTGTCGTTGGCCGTGTGTGCACTTAAGCTTATTAGAAAAcactttattaacattatttcacCGTAGTAGTTGAATTGTTGAATGTACTCTACAATTGAGAGTTAACCTAAATGTTTTGCTCTACAACAAGgtcaaatcaataaatttgatttttttttttttgttctgtatattaactatattgaaTACATACTCTGATCATCACGTGGGTCTCAATGGCGAAATTTCCCcaacttattttttgatagaACAAACCACAAGAAgtaaatcattgaatttaaaatgatttattttattttattcaagatTTATTCGGTCCTCGCTTTTGTTCTACTCAAAAGTTGCCCGAATTTTGTTTCGCAGAATTTTTGTGAATAGTTTTTTGACATTTGGGGTCAGAtgagtaaaatcaataaattataccaataacacataatgtttgtaaaaattatgcgTCTTGAGAAGTAAGTATAGCACTCTATAATGGGGGACGTTAGTAATCCACATGTGTTTGTAAAATAAGCCATACATTTGAAAAGCacctatttttgttttgtgttcacttttgtttgtttttatatatgtaattgcATGAACACGGACATTAGCTTTGTGCACCTGTTTGTTATAACTCATCTTTGTTTTAATCGTAATTtgttcgaataaaaataaattaattgttctgCGTTTTGTATACTTTAGACGATGAAGGCGGTAATGTAAAACCACGTGGATCGTTGAACCAGAGGAGCTGCAATTCGGACACTTTGTACACAAGGCTGGGACTACTGTTATCGAGGGACAGCAATTCTAGATCGTTTACGGAGGACGTGTCTTTGTCAAGCATCAACTCCAAACCGGTGTCAAGTAACGGGAGCCCTGTGTCCACGCTCACGGGATCCTCGGAGACCGAGCATAAAGCAATCAAAGAACAATCGTCTGATAGTATTGGATCTCTCATGTCCATGTCTGGACAGAGCAATGGTTCGTGTAGCCCTCTGACCCGAAGACATTCTGTCACTAGTGAgtagtattttaatacgaaataataaataacgcttattattgtttataatataaatactaattatactaataattttaatttctgaaGAGCTCAGATTGTAATGCAAAATGAATGCGATAATACAAAACTATGCTCGTTATTGAGTATACTATAAtggattttgttaaatttgaattcaattgaCCTAACCCATCAATTATgacgaaaaacgatttaattatttaataataacacttatgttaccaatttttcattaattttaaagtactgtgaatatttaattttgacctctataGGTCAAAGTAGGTTCAATTTTATATCCAAAATCGCTCACAAAGTGAAAATTGGAGCGTTTTATCGATTACTTATTGTGTGCACAGACATTAAATACACATATcactgtaaaatcaatacattcattgctctagtctaaaaaaatgttatttatatatatttatgtatttatactaaatacatcTGGTTAAAGTGTTTTTCGTAAAACATCGATGATCGTagaatttgaaattgtttttatcgaGACCTCTCTCATACCGATGATAAggataaaacaaaatcgatataatatgttatatgttatatctCATTCTgttgtttttcaaaacaaagcATATGCTCTTAAATCtgagctattttttttttattaatataattacgcaaatataatttatcgggCGACGTTTTCTCGTACACTCTATATTGTGTTCAACGTCCAacgtaattttgaattaaactaaaactatGCATATGGAGTATGGATATACTATTAAACCATACTCATCTCGCTTCGGCTTTGTTTTAACAGCGATTTAATATTGTTCGTGTGCGTTATTGTTTGTGTTTGTCTTGTAGCGTTACAAGCGGGTTCTGTAGACGATTTGCGTTCGTTTAGAACGAGGCGACAACCGACCAGGAGGTCTGCTAGGTCCGGTACAATAAAGGGACCCATCGATCCTAAAGGTATGGTATAGCTTGGTTTTTATTCGCTTACAAATttacagtttaatttttgGCGTATGAAATAATTTCCAACAAGTGTGTTAACTAACCTAACCGTCATTTTtcaattgtgtttttttccgCGCAGTGCGATTCGCCCAGTACAGAACGTCCCCacagcagcaacaacaacagcagcaacatcatcaacaacaacaactgcTCGTGCTGAAACCGTTGTTCTTCGAGGTACCCCAACAAGAATCAGACCCATTGTTCCTTGGTCGCGAGTGGCTAGTCCAGGACATCAGCAGAGCGATGCTACAAGCTCAGTCGTCCGGCGTCGTGGTGACCGGGTTGCCAGGCACGGGCAAGACGGCGTTCGTCCTGCAGCTCGTCGAGCACAGCTGTTTCGGCCGTCTGAAATCGAATTGTAAGTGTGGTTTTATTGATTGTCATGCTCCGGTTTTATGCATCATTCTCTAAAATTTTCGCCTTTCGTTGCTTCCAGTGTCCGATGTGAACACGTCACAGACCTCGATCGTTTCCGAAGACCTCAAGTCTCTGGCCTCGCGCGTGGTCGCCTACCACTTTTGCCAAGCTGACAACAACAGCACGTGCCTTATACCCGAATTCGTACACTCGCTGGCGGCACAGCTGTGTCAAGCTCCTCAACTAAACATGTACCGACAACACGTACTGACAGAACTTAATCTTCAGGTGAGacgaaaaaaaaccaaaattgatCCGATCCGTGACATGATATGTTTTTCGTGAAAACAAAAGTCGTATTACGCatccaaatgtttataatatatctaatagattattttaaaaaataatttgttattatatattattttacacgtcACTTCtcactatatatgtatataatctacataggtactataaaaaattacagcaTTTTGTGCATAGacctttttgtttaaattaattttaattcatatcgCATTTTATAACGATGCGTTAATAATgctagtaaatttaattcttagaataaataattaacgtttttatttactataggaTTCACTGTCGATGCGCGAGTGTATCGTGGACCCTGACGCAGCGTTTACGAGAGGCGTCCTGGAACCGTTGAACACACTTAGTCGACTGGCTAATACAATCGGAACTGATGGTTTAATAATTGTCATCGATGGCTTGTGTGAAGCCGAATATCACCGGCCTGATCATGGAGACACGATCGCTTCATTTTTAGTGAAGCACCTGCCAAAGTTTCCAGCCTGGCTTAAAGTCATCGTTACATTGAGGACTAATTTGGAAGACGCTTTACCGCCGTTACCGTTAACAAAAATTTGGTAAGTCATCACTTGAtacgttgtaataataataataatatgtatatcatagtaggtatagaatattctataatttttaagttaataatatttatgttaatttatataaactaagaTTTTTGTACACAGTTTTACGtacttttgattatttttcgattttaaatcatatatatttcaagtattttacaagtgtttttgtaaacatttccagaattttcaaattaaacttttGCGTAGGTATTACAATCGTTTCAGATTACGCATACGCTCTGTAACTTCAATTGTATTgcagtatatttttcaattattttttttagtgtatatttGAGAATTCttcaacatatttaaatcCGATATCttcgtgtataaaataatattatatctgttgATAAATTTCGAGACTAATATTATTcctttattgtttgtattatatgttatagtgTGGACGTAAATTCAGCGAACAAAGAAAATGTGATAAAAGACATGATGGAATACATCGGTTTCCGAGTTACCAACAGCGCTAGTATTCAGAACAATTTGATAGCCGGCACAACTGGACAGTTAAAATTCTGCCAACATTTGCAAACCGCCAGCGACGGGTCGTTTCTTTTCGCCAAACTCACTTTGGATCTGATCGAGAGGGGCCATTTGGTAGCCAAGTCCCAAAGTTTCAAGGTGTTACCTGTGACGTTAGCTCAGATATATCAGCTCCATTTCAACCTAAGGTTTCCGACGACTAGCTCGTTCGAAAAAGTCGCTGACATTCTGAGCGTATGCCTCGCTGCGCTCTATCCGTTAAcgattttagaaatttactaTTCGATTAACTCACTAAACGTCGACGAATTCATTTCGTGGGAATCGTTTTTGCAGAGGTTTAAGGTACATAAGAGACATACTCTTAAAGGGGAAcgccaatattaaaatacatttttttctttttacagtTGATTTCGGGACTGCTCATTAAACGCCTAGACAATACTTATATGTTCTTTCACCCGTCGTTCAGGGAATGGTTGATGAGACGCGATGACAGCGAATCGAAGAAATTCGTGTGTGATTTAAGGTCAGTAAttcaactgttttttttttgtcttatcTATACTTACTCATACCTATAAACACATGGTTTGAATTAATGTAttgaaattacttaatttccatttaaaactttcgcattgaaaacaaaaatatattctttgtactcaattattgtaattgattTAACTATGTTAAGACAGGGTACCAtagcataatacattatgtatatgtcTATAAGATAAGCTTTACTCCCCCTTATGATAATGCGAGGTGCTCCTGAAAAGCCAAACCGAATAGTGTCTatcctattaattttatacctataatgtttAGTGTTTTCTTTTGTTGAGTTAATAAAGTGCGTTTAACTATATCTtgtgcaattattttatttagtgttaGTAAAAGATAgttaatagctataatatattaattgctccctttcttaaaatataattttaatattttatacaaatcaaGCCGGTGTGTttcgaaatataataatttgtatgtattataggcacataatatttataggtatgagtatttttaacaagtgttttgatttatttttcacacatttatatatatatatacatatacatgtatatataaatctcCGTTTTCCACAACTGaacttatagatttttatttttattttatttttcatcttcTTTTGAAAAACGCAGAAATGGACATTTGGGAATCGCCCTACGGTTTTCGAGACTTCAGGCTCCGCTCGACAGCGAGAAGACCTTAGAATTAGGCCATCATATCTTGAAAGCTCACCTGTACAAGAACGTGTCATTACAACCTTTGGACGGCGCGTCATCAAGAGACCTACAGGCCAATTGGTTGGCATCTGTGTCGAGCAGTGTGTCGTCCGCCCTGTGCTCGATGCGTAATACGTACGCTCCAAACGTCAAAGTGTCTCGGCTTTTGTTACTCGCCGGTGCGTCACCAGACGTCCGGACCGATATGCTGGGGCGGGCGCCAGCTATTTGTGTTTACGCTCACGAAGGCGTCTACGACATGGTGGCGGTGCTATTGGAGTTTGGTGCCTCAGTGAACGTGTCAAACAGCCAGGGACGAACTCCGCTGTGGATGGCCGCTAGTCGGGGTCATATCGACGTGGTTAAGCTGCTGATCGAAGCAGGAGCGTCGCCCGGACTCACGGATTCAGCTGGCAGGTAagtcgtaaaatatttatagatctgaaatcaaaaataaaatagaaatcgatataatataaaatattataaggataaaagagtaatatttaatatcaattattatttagagccttattattattacaaacattaaattgCGATTGAGTTTATAAactagtttattttgtttcggtctgatcatttttttttcgattttcaatagtgaataatataagaaaaatgtacTCCATCAATGcaacttagtttttttaaaaatatacataatatattaggtattgttatttttaactatataaaaccatttataaCTCGGAGTATGAACtgaatgttaaaaaaactgttaagtaatatatacgtatgcactaaacaaattgtaagataggtacgtatatctgtataaatatactttaaaattctaattttcaaaaaaaatcgcaaaataattttttttcaataaatttaaaaatgatatcgaataatatgataataataacaataggtacaactattataaacaaatatttatatatcacgGGATTTGTCAATCTTctaactgataaaaatataataatatacttaaatcagAAAATGATATAGGTTGTTCAAAGTCTCGGtcaatcttatattatattcaagaaAACGTACTTTCTGTGATACGCATACTATAGTGTTGTGTACGGCAAATCAAATTCCAATcgaagtgaaataaaaaaaatataacaatttatcatattcACACTCCTGTCAAGAAAGATCAAAGCGACCTAAAAagagaattaattaaaaaaaaaaaagaagcaaaATCGATTAAAAACCGACCGATTTAATCAAagccgataaaaaaaaaacaacaacatgtTTTCGACGTTTTCGTATTTCTGATTCTACTTTTCCTTATTCTCTCTCCCCTAAAACAGGTGCCCGCTTGTGGAAGCTGCGAAAAACGGCCGTTTCAACGTAGTGGCGTTCCTGTCGGGCTGCGAGTGGACCGTGACCGATCCGAGAACAGAGGTCGACCACGCGGACGCCTCGCAGCAGGCTCTGGTCCAGGCGGCCGGATGTGGGGTGGACGACGTCGTCGAATACCTGCTGGATGTGGCCGAAGTGACGGTGGACGGGCACGACAGTCTGTCGGGAGAGACGGCACTGACGCTGGCGTCGTCCAACGGTCACAAGTCCACCGTCGTACTGTTGATCGACCGAGGCGCTCAGGTGTCATCCGCCAACATGAAGGTAATTATAGCCGTCTGCCGCcgtttcttatttatttatttatttttttacaaatttttgtgttttcagTGCATGAACGCCCTGGGGCTAGCTGCTCGTGACGGCCAATGGGAAGTGGTCGAGACCCTATTGCACAGCGGCACAAACGTCGACATCGCTGACTCCGAACAGAGGACGCCGCTAATGATGGCCGCGTCCGAGGACCATTCCGGTATTGTTGAACTTCTCCTCGACAGCGGtaagtactaaatatattgtagtggAGGAGATGGTAGGTGGTTGGGGTTGATTCGGTAGAAAACAAATTTCGATATCTGATAATACCAGTGTATTACTACactttgcataataatatgttctttgGTCGAATTTTTGATCCACATTAATAACAGTATCTATTTTTCTACGTTGAACAATCgcaaatcaatattttcaacatttccACACTCTGTACGATGATAACGTGTTAGAGagaggttttttatttttacaccaaaagtttttgaatattatgattcaaAAGATTAGCACAATGAATTCCTTAGTATCGTCATTTCAAATCtattgttatacaaataaaatctaaCATAGTTAATTAACGAAATCAAGTATACAATAGTTCTATGTTCGggctatgtattataaaagttattatgaCGACAAAAGAAACGAAAtgttttgtacatttatttataactacctaatgtaatgtttaatacttatttttacatagtGTGAATATACCATTCGTACAAATTGTATGGTTTAAAACAtgattaattgttttgtttggggtagttttatatttttagataacaaTAGGATTTTTTGTCTCAATTGAATACGTATTTAGTGCtttatatacttgtaaattttgttaatttgagTATAAGGATTACATTTACTTTGTTATATAAGTtccaaacacaaataataacttaaaatgttgtCTAAGTTggtagtgtattatattttatgttaattatgaGCAGGTGCTGATTTGAGTGCTGAAGATCGCCAAGGACAGACTTCATTGAGTTGGGCTTGTCTCAAGGGGAGAGTAGCTATCGCCCAGTATCTTCTAGATCGCGGAGCACCTATCGACCATGCAGATAAATCAGGAAAAACTGCTCTTGATTTGGCAACTTTGAACGGAAACCCGGCATTAGTACAggtacgaaaaataaataaaaaattaccaaaaatgcgagtaatttaaaaatgttaaattatgatttttttcttattagctCTTATTAGAAAGAGGAGCGTTGATTGAACATGTCGACCTTTATGGAATGCGTCCTTTAGATAGAGCAATCAGCTGTAGAAATGTACCAGTGGTGCAAAACTTTTTGAGAAGAGGTGCAAAGCTTGGCCCTACAACGTGGAACATGGCTTCAGGCAAACCAGATATAATgtaagcataatttttttatattttctatgtgttcaattacaaatacatttattgacttcgaaaaataattttataggttGGTTTTGCTAAACAAGCTTTTAGAAGATGGAAACACATTGTACAGAAAAGGAAGATTAAAGGAGGCTGCCTACAGATATACATATGCTTTGAACAAATTCCCACCAGAAAATGAGCTGGACTCTACTTTCAAACAACTTCAgattaatttctatttgaaTACTTCGCGTTGTAAAAGAAAGTTGAACGTAAGTATAtcgtttttattacatttatgcaTCATCAAGACCTTAAggctaaattattgttataggaAGTCCATGAGTCTGTCGAGTTTGCAGAAAAAGTACTGAAGCTGAAACCAACATCATTTGAAGCATATTACGCCAGGGCCAAAGCTCTAAAAGACCTGAGGTATGTGATTAcaaaagaacaataaaatgcaatggaaaattataataattttttttataggagaTATGATGATGCATTAAGTGATATCCAAGAAGCTGTGAGACTGGTACCGTCTGGAAATTCTGACATTAGACATGTTCTATTTAGACTCAAGGAtgacatacaaaataaattggctTTGGACCACACTGTGCTCAATCAAGAAATTGCCGGACCTTCCTACCTCTGAATCAATGAGACAATGTTCCTAACAACAacgtagataatttttttcctaatgattcttttttttttttttttgacaactatggttttccataataattatttttaaaaacgttatttaCAAACGAATTGACATGTACGTACTTAATGATAGGTTAACTAgttaatcaaaaaatgaaaaagttaaattatattaaattaaattaaataaaaattttcattgaGATATTGATAGTGTGTACAACATTAATTTGATGTATGTTacaacagttattattattattattattatattgttttgaatcTTAAAATGATATTGTGCATTtcacaatcattatttttttttttattaatacacaatttattgACATTgttcctgtttttttttttttttttgttaatttactaatttatgtaatgtGATGTTTATTTCAATGTGAAATATCGTGATTATAGAAAGACGAAAGAGTTTTGACTAATCAATGAAATTTACGTGCAATCatgttactaattttatttatttagcttgtttttttggtttatagagatagttttatttctattttataccattataaaattacctatttagttTAGCtagatgttattttttgtcagtttttttttcataatagaatttgatttgttttaaatgaatttaataatttataaatatttatatattttttaatattataataaatgaaaataataaaattgttagttaaaacttaaaaactataaaattttgtttttccatattttaacatattttgttattatttgtttatgtacttataataaaatactaaataattggtattgtatatgtagttattatgatctctacattttataatacttgctTAAACATAGTattgtactaaatttaaaatataataggtaaaacataaattaatttggatCTTAAGTGGATGTGAgtgtaactttttatttatctttataactTCTAACACATacaaaaacttttaagttaaacctatcaaagtttttttctttttatagataaaaatgtgGAAATAagtttgtgtaataataaataaatatggttatatattatatttgtaatacacccgtttaaatgaaataaagtaatgtatagtttaaaaaatttaaagttataaccaATTGTAATTGACAATTAATTAACacataaaatagtttagttgattaaatattgacaattgtttatttatggaaggattatcaattatttagtaatttcaaAACACTGCTAGTCCATATTATGGAGAAAAAAAAGAGCATGGTgagagtaaaattttaaaaataaaatttttctaatgagtgcgcaataataaaatttgtactgACGTTATCTTACTATGGAACACagttattatgtaatgtacctatgtttttacaatttttaataacttttttgtacaaattgtTTGAACGAATTATTTGgtagtattaaaataggttTTGTGTAATCGTCATATGAATCTACCATTAATGGTATGTCATGTTGTATGAccgagttttaaaaatattttcaaccaaGGTATTTCGATACCTACCTAACAAAAGAATAGACAGCTTAAACTGTCAATAACATTAAAAGAATttcaattacatattaaatattcggttttttttcttttaatgttgCATTGCTTCTCTCCTaccatttaaaagtattttttttccaatttcaaGGGAATTGTTTTTGCtacatataaatgcataatgaaatgtaattttccagtcaactaaaaaaaaaagtactaaatCAGACGTATCCAATTATAATAGACTCTTGTTGACGTAATACATTCGAATGTTGTTTACACATTCTTAATTcaaatccataaaaaaaaaaaaccttacaCTGGTTTACAGcgctgataataataataataggtatatttcttAGTTTGACCTTTTTATACTCGTTGTTTTTGGCGTTTTTATCTCGGTTTTTATTTGACACGTTCATGTACGGTCAAAAAAATGGATGATCTatctaaattcaattatttaatgccACCAGAAACAGTATCGaatatattctatagttataaaactCATATTGAAAGTAGcataaacataaatcaaaaCTTTATTATCCTTTTCAACACTAAAACTATcaattgataataacattattacattaaattataatgtttatcatgaaaaattaattgtattatactccagtaattattgaaaagaaatgaacgtaaaaaaaaaatgttacttacGTTTTGTCGACCTGTATAATTGTTTCAAATCATTGTCACTCTTCAGTCtccatagttttttttatattaaaatagtacacattcataataattctcTTATTATGCTATACGTTTTACTCCgatggtttaataataatattattattaacttaacttgGTAACTGTtaccaatataaatgtaattcatGATTTCTTGAAATAGACATTTCGGGaaattgtaaacataatttatatctaatcTCTTTGGTATACTAGACATACGATCTCAACTCAAAAAATTAACAGCTAGTCATCGGTATTTATCTTTCGCTTTTTCGTTACgcgttacatttttataaatagttttgttttcaaCTTTTTCGTGGTTATATAAATGCGTAATGACGGTTTAGTGTTGAatacataacttttaaaagCTAAAGATATTAGTATCTAAGTCATAAGCTAAGTTCACTGTTCGGTAGAGACATTATCGTTAtgtgttttgatttttgaatatggcatttttttaaaaatattttaatgtgaaaaAGAACAAacgaaaaaagaaaacaatattgaaatcaacctaacctaacttagATAACGAAACCAGCGATCTAAAAAACATGTTAAGAGGACCAGTGCGTCCAATTTTAAAGGTAAGTGCGTTGCtttttgttacataataagaaacattaaatcaataggtattcgaatttaaaaataatagataatatacttatgccgacaattataattgtattgatatgatatttcattattttagtcaTATTTTATGACTAAATTTGGAGTACAAAATCGAAGCTTTaatgtttcatattatattattataaccggCACGAATGGTTAGAATAATAAAGCATTAATTCTAAAGATGCAGTTTATTACTTTgcttttcataataattatagaggTAAGAGATACTAATGATAATTACATAGATAGTTTTACTCAGACTGGTTTCAAAAATTGAAAGGAGTCaagctatttttttaaaattatatatacctacctattaaagtttaacctatttatataatttattgtaaatacttgCTTCGTTGCTTTTGCTATAGGTTATAGCTAAGTGGTTCAAGGGGTGCTGTGGGAAATAAACTAGGTAAACTTTTTGTTCGTTCTGAAATCAAAGACCATCTCACTTGCATATGGCTAAATagacttaatataaaataaactgaaatTATCTACTGAAAATGTTTTGGCTCGAATATCTCCGCAGTATAGTAAGCTTGTAGCAatgaatagaaattattttcaaccatAAACCTATGCTCCGTGCAaagggtttttattttattttttgagaaaaatatgACGCTTTACGCATAATATCGTTTCGGTGTCAATGCTTGTTTCTGAAGACGTTCACGTACCTACGCGTAACGCTGCAGGTGAGTAATTAAACACTACGAATTAAATCCAAATTTTAGTTTCGGCAAAAAAACTGGGTTTTATTGCACGACGTTAATTTCGCTagtgaaataaaaacgtttggaattttttttgctCTTCAATACTGCAACAATGTGTTTCCACCCTTCGTCTATTCACATTTCGTTCGTTTACCGGgccaatataattaatgtgtttcgattttttttttgtgcgaTGGCCTGTTCTTTTTTTACGAACGACGATCGATTGGTCTACGTTTTGCATATTCAGAGTCGTtcgtttctaaaaaaaaattaaataaataatacgcatACCATTTCACACATGACAGTGATAACTAATAAGagaacatttaaaaagttaaaattaaaaaaaaaaaccggaaTTTCAAATTAACTGCGA
The DNA window shown above is from Aphis gossypii isolate Hap1 chromosome 2, ASM2018417v2, whole genome shotgun sequence and carries:
- the LOC114132258 gene encoding protein TANC2 isoform X3, coding for MITKSGIVGGVARRPLKSGGRGGHPRPVSGLSLSVLDLAAIRKLLEEGDGDETCPSCGMPFDKGKKRKLIDSCGHERCYACMFRNEGCPLCASAAAAENGPPKASKKSLTDEPIYVQNTRANRPRVKTNGHFSPYVQSRQGSQELSHSPSRLPRPNRNLDEVMTQSCPTPPQSRRKFFLSPKTIRNQWSMRSGSRSPSDNALSVMSASTSTVTSDQRRWSSVVLGKIRSLWSLRDDEGGNVKPRGSLNQRSCNSDTLYTRLGLLLSRDSNSRSFTEDVSLSSINSKPVSSNGSPVSTLTGSSETEHKAIKEQSSDSIGSLMSMSGQSNGSCSPLTRRHSVTTLQAGSVDDLRSFRTRRQPTRRSARSGTIKGPIDPKVRFAQYRTSPQQQQQQQQHHQQQQLLVLKPLFFEVPQQESDPLFLGREWLVQDISRAMLQAQSSGVVVTGLPGTGKTAFVLQLVEHSCFGRLKSNLSDVNTSQTSIVSEDLKSLASRVVAYHFCQADNNSTCLIPEFVHSLAAQLCQAPQLNMYRQHVLTELNLQDSLSMRECIVDPDAAFTRGVLEPLNTLSRLANTIGTDGLIIVIDGLCEAEYHRPDHGDTIASFLVKHLPKFPAWLKVIVTLRTNLEDALPPLPLTKICVDVNSANKENVIKDMMEYIGFRVTNSASIQNNLIAGTTGQLKFCQHLQTASDGSFLFAKLTLDLIERGHLVAKSQSFKVLPVTLAQIYQLHFNLRFPTTSSFEKVADILSVCLAALYPLTILEIYYSINSLNVDEFISWESFLQRFKLISGLLIKRLDNTYMFFHPSFREWLMRRDDSESKKFVCDLRNGHLGIALRFSRLQAPLDSEKTLELGHHILKAHLYKNVSLQPLDGASSRDLQANWLASVSSSVSSALCSMRNTYAPNVKVSRLLLLAGASPDVRTDMLGRAPAICVYAHEGVYDMVAVLLEFGASVNVSNSQGRTPLWMAASRGHIDVVKLLIEAGASPGLTDSAGRCPLVEAAKNGRFNVVAFLSGCEWTVTDPRTEVDHADASQQALVQAAGCGVDDVVEYLLDVAEVTVDGHDSLSGETALTLASSNGHKSTVVLLIDRGAQVSSANMKCMNALGLAARDGQWEVVETLLHSGTNVDIADSEQRTPLMMAASEDHSGIVELLLDSGADLSAEDRQGQTSLSWACLKGRVAIAQYLLDRGAPIDHADKSGKTALDLATLNGNPALVQLLLERGALIEHVDLYGMRPLDRAISCRNVPVVQNFLRRGAKLGPTTWNMASGKPDIMLVLLNKLLEDGNTLYRKGRLKEAAYRYTYALNKFPPENELDSTFKQLQINFYLNTSRCKRKLNEVHESVEFAEKVLKLKPTSFEAYYARAKALKDLRRYDDALSDIQEAVRLVPSGNSDIRHVLFRLKDDIQNKLALDHTVLNQEIAGPSYL